The DNA region gaacttgaagattgtattattattgtaatttattattgtattaatttgaattagtattgtaattagatggaatgaattatttttaattagtataaacctctcgtattggataaattattattaaatcaaatatttatatttgtacattcaaatataataaaacacttaaatcaaaaccctataaatatgacaagttttaaaacttacttcggggcactttagaacccctaaaacggcgatccaaacgtttaggtggacttgatgtaatgagccggcATTATTGTACgtaaaaaaagatattaagttttatataaaatattgatattttggggttttgaaatATGACTAATCGTtacccaaagtatggaaaaaaatgtgatttgaaaggtaacaccaaaaaaaaaaaaaaaaaaaaactctgctgcttcacgcacgaatttcgtgtgTGAAAGGCTCAaagtgcatttttgcagtttggtcctttcatgcacgaatttcgtgcgtaaatcctattaatgtgtttttttttgtattagtttgattcaacttttttttttgtgctacttaagtcgTGGATTCATTAAAATATCAACTGAGGGAGTGATTTACGACGGAGAAAACAGGTCTTGTTTAATAGTTTTGTACTTTAGCTATCACTATCGACGGTCTCCTTCAACTAATTTACCAACTATCGGATCAAAGAATTGTCATCATATCCAACGGCTGTAATTACCACAAGCATCTTACCAATAAACCACATAAATTCTCAATCTTTTCCTTgttcctttttttcttctttttctcccCACCAAAAGTCAGTCTCCAACAATGGCCGAGCCTGACACCCCCTCAGTAGTCCTTCATCAACCGGGTATGATCCTGATTACTTAGTCAAATATAATTGATATTTCTTCCGTATCAATTTAATTTTACTGGACACAAAATTTAATGAATAAAATGTGAGTTTTAAATCTTgtgtttttaaattaaaaatatgcgTAATATATAAAATAACATTTGAATCTTGTGCtactaaattaaaaatatgtgtAATGTATTAAAATATCATTTGAATTTTAGGATTTTAAACTTGTTCTGTAGCCTGTTTGAATTtttaacttactaaatatagaaaaatacaCTATTTTTTAGACAGACAAAAAGAAAAGTATGgaacttaaattgggacggaagggAGTACAATTAACTAATTTTCTTAATATGTGTGCAATAACTTTTAAAAGACAAAATATTGAAATTTTGTTGTACAGAAAGAAGAATTAAATTATTAACTGAGGCAGTAACTTGATTTTCcaagggaaaatacattaaaaccccccaacgtatagtcggattaattatgactCACCCAACTTttacgggcgacctattaccccagtcttaatttttctgtATTTTAGTAGTATTtttggctgacgtggcaaaaataaaataaaatctgacGAGTGAAATgagatattttaataaaaatttatttatattaaaatatctcacccacccccaccctccctctctttcttcttctttctcctttttctctttcttcttctttctcctcaaccaccgcTGTCGTCGCTGTCACACCGCCGTCGCTGCCAAACTGCCGCCGCCGCTGCggccagcagcagcagcaacaacaacggGCAGTgacgtgggggtgggggtgggtgagatattattaatgtgttattttaattattaatgtgttaatttaattattaatgtgttattttaattattaatgtgttaatttaattattaatgtgttaatttaattattaatgtgttaatttaattattaatgtgttattttaatttgaattaTTAAATGAAAAAAAAGTGGCGGTgacgtggcggagagtgtgcaacactctccactgtgcaactgggcttcaattttttttgccacgtcagccaaaaaatgctactaaaaaactgaaaaattaagactggggtaATAGGTCGTCCggaaaggttgggtgcgtcataattaatccggctatacgttgggggttttaatgtattttcccatTTTCCAACGAAGAAAAGATTATTGTTTAATAAAATAGTCACCAATTTATTAACCATCTGATCAAAGAATTGTCATCATATCTAACGGCTGTAAATAACATAAGAATCTTACCATTAAACCACATAAATTCTCAACATTTTCGTagttccttttctttcttcttttctccCCACCAAAAAGTCAGTCTCCCAACGATGGCCGAGCCCGAGACCCCTTCAGTAGTCCCTGCATCAACCGGGTCGGATCCTGAATCTTACTGGTGCTACCAGTGTGAGACACGCGTCTCCGTCGAAACCCTACCCGATCTTCCCAATGATGTCATTTGCAACAACTGCAAGTGTGGCTTCGTTGAGTACGTACCCTCACGCACCGATGATCAGATCGATGATGACCCCACTCTCGGCAATCAGTTCATCCAAGTTCTAAGACTCATCGCTGAAGCCGCGCGTGACAACGACGCGCCACCTCCCCCTCCTTCCGAGCACGATGACGATTACCTCCGTGTCGAACTCGACGGTTGGGGCAACGACGACAACGACGATGAAGACGATGACGAGGATAGCAATAACGAAGTCGAGGTTAGAGATGATGATGaagataacgatgatgatgacgaAGAAGATGACGGAGGAAACAACAACGATGATGTTGACGTTGCTGAGGCTGAGGCTGaggatgacgatgacgatgacgatgaagtTCGGCGAAGACGGAGGGATGTGCTCCGTCTCCGTCTCCGTGACTTTGCTGCCAGAGCTTCCAATCGGAGAAATCGGATACTCGATTGGGCAGAGATTTTAATGGGACTGGAAGACCACTCTATCGAGCTCCGATTACAAGTTCCTGATGTGGATGGCTATATCGGCAACCCTGGCGACTACGTGGACGCAGCGGGTTACGAAGCGTTACTCCAAACCCTAGCGGAGAGCGATGGTAACGGAAGACGAGGAGCTCCACCAGCTTCCAAGAGTGCAATTGAAGGTCTTGATACAATGGTGGTGAAGGAAGAGAAGGATGTAATGGGATGTGCTATTTGTAAAGATGTAGTGAATGTGGGCGAGATGGCGAAGAATTTGCCCTGTGGACATGGTTATCATGATGATTGTATAGTTCAGTGGTTGGGTTCGAGGAATTCTTGTC from Lycium barbarum isolate Lr01 chromosome 10, ASM1917538v2, whole genome shotgun sequence includes:
- the LOC132613824 gene encoding E3 ubiquitin-protein ligase CIP8, whose amino-acid sequence is MAEPETPSVVPASTGSDPESYWCYQCETRVSVETLPDLPNDVICNNCKCGFVEYVPSRTDDQIDDDPTLGNQFIQVLRLIAEAARDNDAPPPPPSEHDDDYLRVELDGWGNDDNDDEDDDEDSNNEVEVRDDDEDNDDDDEEDDGGNNNDDVDVAEAEAEDDDDDDDEVRRRRRDVLRLRLRDFAARASNRRNRILDWAEILMGLEDHSIELRLQVPDVDGYIGNPGDYVDAAGYEALLQTLAESDGNGRRGAPPASKSAIEGLDTMVVKEEKDVMGCAICKDVVNVGEMAKNLPCGHGYHDDCIVQWLGSRNSCPVCRFELPTDDPEYEEERKKRGACLVTTSSGSSSSGTVAADSDDSSASCL